A region from the Linepithema humile isolate Giens D197 chromosome 1, Lhum_UNIL_v1.0, whole genome shotgun sequence genome encodes:
- the LOC105678035 gene encoding uncharacterized protein, which produces MIQGSRILSRSNSDISLEAPLVPADPSVVSDAGEEELPPAGPEHGLLQPSSLPDISVSGEVTADSLAKQLFGERDIEKVSVWNEMVTQTWQDLARSGLVTDQRELLFKKYSPPETAAFLKAPALNQECSVALKGNSVIKRDDFARKNQEQLGRALCALGEAISDFLCPTNQSSLTPEVRSAVAKVNDGAKILADLFHRLSKSRRAQIMPALNLAAKDTANAIPSDELLFGTSFGDQIKKVAAMQKSSKEIIRAPLQISRRLQQPISQPEARGEHKSPSVLSQVSFEVEETLVNAEVIVGGRLARFRPQWETITSNSRILQAISGYRLPFIQQPPSQTREPSVLLTYLEEQRCSQEIARLLTKGAIEPTVDCEGQYLSSFFLIEKPSGGYRFILNLKGFNRFIHAPHFKMEDWKTVIRLISPGGDFEAQMSLPSLIREDLHWWKNIFADKSQENPIRSGLFTLEIFSDASLTGWGAVCSEGGRSHGFWSPEEKQFHINYLELLAVFHALRCFAAQLSNSSILLRVDNSTALSYINRMGSIRFPLLSSLAREIWTWQFHPAWDRITLVAAKLSGRPLPTEEPHPRQ; this is translated from the exons ATGATTCAAGGGTCACGCATTCTTTCGAGATCTAACTCGGATATCAGTCTCGAGGCACCCCTGGTGCCAGCGGACCCATCAG TGGTAAGTGATGCAGGTGAGGAGGAGTTACCCCCCGCAGGCCCTGAGCATGGTTTGCTTCAGCCTAGCTCACTCCCGGATATCTCTGTCTCCGGCGAGGTCACCGCCGACTCTCTGGCCAAACAATTGTTTGGAGAGCGAGACATTGAGAAAGTTTCTGTCTGGAACGAGATGGTAACCCAGACGTGGCAGGATCTCGCGCGTTCTGGCCTAGTCACGGATCAACGTGAactactttttaaaaaatactctCCCCCAGAAACAGCGGCGTTTCTCAAAGCCCCCGCATTAAATCAAGAATGCAGTGTGGCTCTCAAAGGGAATTCTGTTATCAAGAGGGATGATTTTGCCCGCAAAAATCAAGAACAGCTTGGCAGAGCCCTTTGCGCCCTTGGCGAGGCTATTTCAGATTTTCTCTGCCCGACCAATCAATCATCTCTCACCCCGGAGGTCCGTTCAGCAGTGGCTAAAGTTAACGATGGTGCCAAAATCCTGGCTGACCTTTTCCATCGATTGTCTAAATCTAGACGGGCACAAATCATGCCCGCGCTTAACCTCGCAGCCAAGGACACGGCGAATGCTATCCCTTCGGATGAACTCCTCTTCGGAACCTCCTTCGGAGATCAAATAAAGAAGGTTGCAGCAATGCAGAAATCATCTAAGGAAATCATCAGAGCCCCGTTGCAGATATCCAGACGGCTTCAGCAGCCGATCTCTCAGCCA GAGGCCAGGGGCGAGCACAAATCGCCGTCCGTACTATCCCAGGTCTCATTCGAGGTCGAGGAGACACTAGTCAACGCTGAGGTAATTGTGGGCGGCAGATTGGCCCGTTTTCGACCCCAATGGGAAACAATTACTTCGAATTCAAGGATTTTACAAGCCATTTCGGGGTATAGGCTACCCTTCATCCAGCAACCACCCTCTCAGACTAGAGAACCTTCTGTTCTCTTAACCTACCTCGAGGAGCAGCGCTGTTCCCAGGAGATTGCCAGACTTTTAACTAAGGGAGCAATAGAGCCGACTGTGGACTGCGAGGGTCAATATTTGTCCTCTTTTTTCCTAATTGAAAAACCCTCTGGAGGTTACAGATTTATACTCAACCTGAAGGGCTTCAATCGGTTTATTCATGCACCGCATTTCAAGATGGAGGACTGGAAGACTGTAATTCGCCTCATTTCTCCAG GAGGCGACTTCGAGGCCCAAATGTCTCTTCCTTCATTGATCAGGGAGGATCTCCACTGGTGGAAGAACATTTTTGCGGACAAATCTCAAGAGAATCCCATCAGATCAGGTCTCTTCACCCTTGAGATCTTCTCTGACGCCTCCCTCACAGGATGGGGTGCTGTATGTAGCGAGGGGGGACGTTCGCATGGATTTTGGTCACCAGAAGAGAAGCAGTTCCATATTAATTATCTGGAACTTCTAGCCGTTTTCCACGCTCTTCGGTGTTTTGCGGCGCAGCTTTCAAACTCCAGCATTCTTCTCAGAGTAGATAACTCTACAGCTTTGTCTTACATCAATCGCATGGGCTCCATAAGATTTCCACTTTTATCCAGTTTAGCTAGGGAAATTTGGACTTG GCAATTTCACCCAGCCTGGGACAGGATTACCCTGGTTGCCGCGAAGCTATCCGGCAGGCCTTTGCCTACAGAGGAACCCCATCCCAGGCAATAG